The following proteins are encoded in a genomic region of Streptomyces sp. NBC_01723:
- a CDS encoding trypsin-like peptidase domain-containing protein: MASRNRSREAAGGRAGPGPRDGARDARGGPPARVAAPARHAPDGALVQVHDLAGRPRGTGFVADHHGTVLTSHEAVDGLSRLVLRTAGDRRRVVAAADVTPLPALGLALVRTEGLGVRPLPVTTRDRIEAGTYVRIAAGGWREARVLGTTGVTYTATDRFHLLGDALELACGTSGRDALRLGGGAAGGPVVDIETGAVLGVLGTALSSGHSDVGFAVPLRRPDTGPLAALLAENAATVPAYGADLNLAGVLALTATSVGQDGPRGASGECGDVRAVEGSGPQGGAPSVGPVVKPVERPAVTRAFTAFAAGRAGVLGLVGAPGSGRTTELTALVARRSRGPAPAPTLWLRGADLCDEDMSLADAVRRTLDRAARIVAASDRAYPDDLGDIDPERLARLARTAGRPLLLVLDGPEEMPPVLAHRLPEWTEGTAAWLGETGIRLVIACRAEYWEHAGAEFPRDLLYGPAPEERAAAPVAADGAGRPLWATPGASRRGGTAVPVPSRAVAGGRPSAGVVSSAGAAVVQGGAGVPVPSWAVAGTRPSAGAVVAGTAVGVPRPGFDGVEPAAPGPVLPPCVPLGDLGDEEAREARARHGVPDGALRAPDDRHPLTLRLFGEVREGLDLPAAPVDRDEVFQAYLDLACLRVATRLARENGLHGTAVRRLAANVSGQVHEAARRSLGPGQGALDRESFEALFPWGPAPARLGGGTGWASAVLAEGLLVPAGPGYRFAHEELADWIQGVHLDLHEALRALVHRRGTPHDTHTLPVPHHRIGPVVEAVLLLARQHGVLQLALTLEELVHALDADPHSWWAPRLLTRVLARVPDATPYTEVLRLLADGLAERRGEGRPAPAEFGPAFWTGLRLPDALRLDLLRRLVLADGPPSEPGPRHLDTVAALLTAAPGAVQALLVRWFDDDRPLPATPHATVATAAQALLHTHRHRGLDGLTEVLVDSTHRRADELLAVLAEEEPSALCRAVERWARDERPERRSAAVTHGLRTAPNARTAADRTLLRHAALVLLAGPADSPLHGGALALLVHDPDSRERHLPRALDHFAAGDPHLPPSAVATALPTHPEAVLEAFRARLRGPDAGEALRVLADATTPALARRVAALVARAVADRPETAGHLAAYVDRRLDRDPADRAVLLPFVTSLLDDGPEPARAALAGVLPADGTAAAGPLRRELRERLLAHEQAPAVLEALLYAAARCAGEDRRALVHRTGLLLVRTPDGATRFDRGLVDLARHLPGFATRLTGWLADAPPDWAALVGPSARRTIENLAGARVPA; this comes from the coding sequence ATGGCGTCGAGGAACCGGTCCCGGGAGGCGGCGGGCGGCAGGGCGGGACCGGGGCCGCGGGACGGAGCCCGGGACGCGCGCGGCGGGCCTCCGGCCCGGGTGGCCGCTCCGGCCCGGCACGCGCCCGACGGCGCCCTGGTCCAGGTGCACGACCTCGCCGGACGCCCCCGCGGCACGGGATTCGTCGCCGACCACCACGGCACCGTGCTCACCAGCCACGAAGCGGTCGACGGCCTCTCCCGGCTGGTCCTGCGCACCGCCGGGGACCGGCGCCGCGTGGTCGCCGCCGCCGACGTGACCCCGCTGCCCGCCCTCGGCCTGGCCCTGGTCCGCACCGAGGGCCTGGGCGTGCGCCCGCTGCCCGTCACCACGCGGGACCGCATCGAGGCCGGCACCTACGTGCGCATCGCCGCCGGCGGTTGGCGCGAGGCCCGCGTCCTGGGCACCACCGGCGTGACCTACACGGCCACCGACCGCTTCCACCTCCTCGGCGACGCGCTGGAACTGGCCTGCGGCACCTCCGGGCGGGACGCGCTGCGGCTCGGCGGCGGGGCGGCCGGCGGCCCCGTCGTCGACATCGAGACCGGTGCCGTCCTCGGGGTCCTCGGCACCGCGCTCAGCTCCGGGCACAGCGACGTCGGCTTCGCCGTACCGCTGCGCCGCCCGGACACGGGCCCGCTCGCCGCCCTCCTCGCCGAGAACGCCGCGACGGTCCCGGCCTACGGAGCCGATCTCAATCTCGCGGGTGTCCTCGCCCTCACGGCGACGTCGGTCGGGCAGGACGGTCCGCGGGGCGCGTCGGGGGAGTGCGGGGACGTCCGTGCGGTCGAGGGCTCCGGGCCGCAAGGGGGCGCACCCTCGGTGGGGCCGGTGGTGAAGCCGGTCGAACGGCCCGCGGTGACCCGCGCGTTCACCGCCTTCGCCGCCGGCCGCGCCGGCGTACTGGGCCTGGTCGGCGCGCCGGGCAGCGGCCGCACGACCGAGCTGACGGCCCTCGTCGCCCGCCGCTCCCGGGGCCCCGCACCGGCCCCCACGCTGTGGCTGCGCGGCGCCGACCTGTGCGACGAGGACATGTCGCTGGCGGACGCCGTGCGCCGGACGCTGGACCGGGCCGCCCGCATCGTCGCCGCCTCGGACCGCGCATACCCCGACGACCTCGGAGACATCGACCCGGAGCGCCTCGCCCGCCTGGCCCGCACCGCCGGAAGGCCCCTCCTCCTGGTGCTGGACGGCCCCGAGGAGATGCCGCCCGTCCTCGCCCACCGCCTCCCCGAGTGGACCGAGGGCACCGCGGCCTGGCTGGGGGAGACGGGCATCCGGCTGGTCATCGCCTGCCGGGCGGAGTACTGGGAGCACGCGGGGGCCGAGTTCCCCCGGGACCTGCTGTACGGCCCGGCGCCCGAGGAGCGCGCCGCCGCGCCGGTCGCGGCGGACGGCGCCGGGAGGCCGCTGTGGGCGACGCCGGGGGCGTCACGCCGGGGCGGGACCGCCGTACCGGTGCCGTCCCGGGCGGTCGCCGGGGGGCGCCCGTCGGCCGGTGTCGTGTCGTCGGCCGGGGCGGCGGTCGTGCAGGGCGGGGCCGGCGTACCCGTGCCGTCCTGGGCGGTCGCCGGAACACGCCCGTCGGCCGGGGCGGTGGTGGCCGGGACGGCGGTCGGCGTGCCCCGGCCGGGGTTCGACGGCGTGGAGCCGGCGGCTCCCGGGCCGGTGCTGCCGCCCTGCGTTCCGCTCGGTGACCTGGGCGACGAAGAGGCCCGGGAGGCGCGCGCCCGCCACGGCGTCCCGGACGGCGCCCTTCGAGCCCCCGACGACCGGCACCCCCTCACCCTGCGCCTGTTCGGCGAGGTCCGCGAAGGCCTCGACCTGCCCGCGGCGCCCGTCGACCGGGACGAGGTCTTCCAGGCGTACCTGGACCTCGCGTGCCTGCGCGTCGCGACCCGCCTGGCCCGGGAGAACGGCCTCCACGGCACCGCCGTACGACGGCTCGCCGCGAACGTCTCCGGGCAGGTCCACGAGGCCGCCCGGCGCAGTCTCGGCCCCGGACAGGGCGCGCTTGACCGGGAGTCCTTCGAGGCGCTGTTCCCGTGGGGGCCCGCCCCGGCCCGGCTCGGCGGCGGCACCGGCTGGGCGTCGGCCGTGCTCGCCGAGGGCCTCCTCGTCCCCGCGGGCCCCGGCTACCGCTTCGCGCACGAGGAGCTGGCCGACTGGATCCAGGGCGTCCACCTCGACCTGCACGAGGCCCTGCGCGCCCTCGTCCACCGCCGCGGCACCCCGCACGACACGCACACCCTCCCGGTGCCCCACCACCGCATCGGCCCCGTCGTCGAGGCCGTCCTGCTCCTCGCCCGGCAGCACGGCGTCCTCCAACTCGCCCTGACCCTCGAGGAGCTGGTGCACGCCCTCGACGCCGACCCCCACTCCTGGTGGGCCCCACGGCTGCTCACCCGCGTCCTCGCGCGCGTGCCCGACGCGACGCCGTACACGGAGGTGCTGCGGCTCCTCGCCGACGGCCTCGCGGAACGGCGCGGAGAGGGACGGCCGGCGCCGGCGGAGTTCGGGCCCGCCTTCTGGACGGGCCTGCGGCTGCCCGACGCCCTCCGGCTGGACCTGCTGCGCCGCCTGGTCCTCGCCGACGGCCCCCCGAGCGAGCCGGGCCCCCGCCACCTCGACACCGTCGCGGCACTGCTCACCGCCGCTCCCGGGGCCGTACAGGCGCTCCTGGTCCGCTGGTTCGACGACGACCGGCCGCTGCCCGCCACCCCGCACGCCACCGTCGCGACGGCCGCGCAGGCGCTGCTGCACACCCACCGCCACCGCGGCCTGGACGGACTCACCGAGGTCCTCGTCGACAGCACCCACCGACGGGCCGACGAACTGCTCGCCGTCCTGGCCGAGGAGGAACCCTCGGCCCTGTGCCGCGCCGTGGAACGGTGGGCGCGCGACGAGCGCCCCGAGCGGCGGAGCGCCGCCGTCACCCACGGACTGCGCACCGCCCCGAACGCCCGCACCGCCGCCGACCGCACCCTGCTCCGGCACGCCGCCCTCGTCCTGCTCGCCGGGCCCGCCGACAGCCCGCTGCACGGCGGCGCGCTCGCCCTGCTCGTGCACGACCCGGACAGCCGTGAACGCCATCTTCCGAGAGCGCTGGACCACTTCGCGGCCGGCGACCCCCACCTCCCGCCGAGCGCGGTGGCCACCGCCCTGCCCACCCATCCGGAAGCCGTCCTCGAAGCCTTCCGGGCCCGGCTGCGCGGCCCCGACGCGGGGGAGGCGCTCCGCGTGCTCGCCGACGCCACCACCCCCGCGCTGGCCCGCCGGGTGGCCGCCCTCGTGGCGCGAGCCGTCGCGGACCGCCCCGAGACCGCCGGACACCTGGCCGCCTACGTCGACCGGCGCCTGGACCGGGACCCCGCCGACCGCGCCGTACTCCTCCCCTTCGTCACCTCTCTCCTCGACGACGGACCCGAGCCCGCGCGGGCCGCCCTCGCCGGTGTCCTCCCCGCCGACGGCACCGCCGCGGCCGGCCCGCTCCGCCGGGAACTGCGCGAGCGCCTCCTCGCCCACGAGCAGGCCCCCGCCGTCCTGGAAGCGCTGCTGTACGCGGCCGCCCGGTGCGCCGGTGAGGACCGGCGCGCCCTCGTCCACCGCACCGGTCTCCTCCTCGTCCGCACCCCCGACGGAGCCACCCGCTTCGACCGCGGGCTGGTCGACCTGGCCCGACACCTCCCGGGCTTCGCCACCCGGCTGACCGGCTGGCTGGCCGACGCGCCGCCGGACTGGGCCGCGCTGGTCGGCCCCAGCGCCCGCCGCACGATCGAGAACCTCGCGGGAGCCCGGGTCCCCGCCTGA
- a CDS encoding bifunctional riboflavin kinase/FAD synthetase → MQRWRGLEDIPEDWGRSVVTIGSYDGVHRGHQLIIKHAVDRARELGVPAVVVTFDPHPSEVVRPGSHPPLLAAHHRRAELMADLGVDAVLILPFTTEFSKLSAADFVVKVLVDRLRAKAVVEGPNFRFGHKAAGNVDFLTEQGKVYDFEVEVVDLYVTGDAGGGEPFSSTLTRRLVAEGDVEGAAEILGRPHRVEGVVVRGAQRGREMGFPTANVETLPHTAIPADGVYAGWLHAQGEAMPAAISVGTNPQFEGTERTVEAYAIDRVDLDLYGLHVAVDFLAFVRGQARFETLDALLEQMGQDVQRCREIIAASDVHRP, encoded by the coding sequence GTGCAGCGCTGGCGTGGCTTGGAGGACATCCCCGAGGACTGGGGACGCAGCGTCGTCACCATCGGCTCCTACGACGGCGTCCACCGCGGGCACCAGCTGATCATCAAGCACGCCGTGGACCGCGCCCGCGAGCTGGGCGTCCCCGCCGTCGTCGTCACCTTCGACCCGCACCCCAGCGAGGTCGTCCGCCCCGGCAGTCACCCGCCCCTGCTCGCCGCGCACCACCGCCGTGCCGAACTGATGGCGGACCTGGGTGTGGACGCGGTGCTGATCCTGCCGTTCACGACGGAGTTCTCGAAGCTCTCCGCGGCGGACTTCGTGGTGAAGGTCCTGGTCGACCGGCTGCGCGCCAAGGCGGTCGTCGAGGGCCCCAACTTCCGCTTCGGCCACAAGGCCGCGGGCAACGTGGACTTCCTCACCGAGCAGGGCAAGGTCTACGACTTCGAGGTCGAGGTCGTCGACCTGTACGTGACCGGTGACGCGGGCGGCGGCGAGCCGTTCTCCTCCACCCTGACCCGCCGCCTGGTCGCCGAGGGCGACGTCGAGGGCGCCGCGGAGATCCTGGGCCGCCCGCACCGCGTGGAGGGCGTGGTCGTGCGCGGCGCCCAGCGGGGGCGCGAGATGGGCTTCCCGACGGCCAACGTCGAGACCCTCCCGCACACCGCGATCCCGGCCGACGGCGTCTACGCCGGCTGGCTGCACGCCCAGGGCGAGGCGATGCCGGCCGCGATCTCGGTCGGCACCAACCCGCAGTTCGAGGGCACCGAGCGCACGGTGGAGGCGTACGCCATCGACCGCGTGGACCTCGACCTGTACGGCCTGCACGTCGCCGTCGACTTCCTCGCCTTCGTACGCGGCCAGGCCCGGTTCGAGACCCTGGACGCGCTGCTGGAGCAGATGGGCCAGGACGTCCAGAGGTGCCGCGAGATCATCGCGGCGTCGGACGTCCACCGCCCCTGA
- a CDS encoding ABC transporter ATP-binding protein: MTSTTPPLLSVQGLHVTFPGRRGSADARAVDGVDLDIRRGEIVALVGESGCGKTTLARSLLGLVPPTGGRVTFDGAPLARSGRALKAYRKRAQLVLQDPSGSLNPRHTVYDIVAEGLRIHGHAGDERTAVAEALSRAGLRPPERFFLRYPHELSGGQRQRVVIAGALVLEPELLVADEPVASLDASVRGEILALLLRLRTELGLSALVVTHDLGLAWNIADRVAVMYLGRIVETGPVEQVLTAPRHPYTQALLSVLPEAPGTPVVLTGEPPDPSFIPSGCRFHVRCQVLAGGEAERAGVADACRHGELEVLSGGDEAQVACHWARSRAERPTAGAGDEATVRPG; the protein is encoded by the coding sequence ATGACGAGCACCACACCCCCGTTGCTGAGCGTCCAGGGGCTGCACGTCACGTTTCCCGGCCGGCGCGGGTCGGCCGACGCGCGGGCGGTGGACGGGGTCGATCTCGACATCCGGCGGGGCGAGATCGTCGCGCTGGTCGGCGAGTCGGGCTGCGGCAAGACCACCCTCGCGCGTTCCCTGCTCGGCCTGGTCCCGCCGACCGGGGGCCGCGTCACCTTCGACGGGGCCCCGCTCGCCCGCTCGGGGCGCGCGCTGAAGGCGTACCGCAAGCGGGCCCAGCTGGTCCTCCAGGACCCGAGCGGCTCGCTCAACCCGCGGCACACGGTGTACGACATCGTCGCCGAGGGCCTGCGCATCCACGGTCACGCGGGGGACGAGCGGACGGCGGTCGCCGAGGCCCTGTCCCGGGCCGGACTGCGGCCACCCGAGCGGTTCTTCCTGCGCTACCCGCACGAGCTGTCCGGCGGCCAGCGGCAGCGGGTCGTCATCGCGGGCGCGCTGGTCCTGGAGCCGGAACTGCTCGTCGCGGACGAACCGGTGGCCTCCCTCGACGCGTCGGTACGCGGCGAGATCCTCGCGCTGCTGCTGCGGCTGCGCACCGAACTGGGCCTGTCGGCGCTGGTCGTCACCCACGACCTGGGCCTGGCCTGGAACATCGCCGACCGGGTGGCGGTGATGTACCTCGGCCGGATCGTCGAGACGGGCCCGGTGGAACAGGTGCTGACGGCGCCCCGGCATCCGTACACGCAGGCGCTGCTGTCGGTCCTGCCGGAGGCGCCGGGCACGCCGGTCGTGCTCACCGGCGAGCCCCCGGACCCGTCGTTCATCCCCTCCGGCTGCCGCTTCCACGTCCGCTGCCAGGTGCTGGCCGGCGGTGAGGCGGAGCGGGCCGGGGTGGCCGACGCGTGCCGGCACGGGGAGCTGGAGGTCCTGTCCGGCGGCGACGAGGCCCAGGTCGCCTGCCACTGGGCCCGGTCGCGAGCGGAGCGGCCCACGGCCGGAGCAGGCGACGAGGCGACCGTCCGGCCGGGCTGA
- a CDS encoding ABC transporter ATP-binding protein: MSLLEVRDLKVTYAGGAAAVRGVDLRLDAGEKLGIAGESGCGKSTLALALLRLLPPGARTGGEILLDGEDVLTMKWGRLRAVRWAGASIVFQGAMHSLNAVHRIGDQIAEPVLLHRGATAAGARRKTGELLEQVGLPASRASAYPHELSGGQRQRVMIAMALACDPRLIVADEPTTALDVMIQAQILRLIEGLVGEQNVGLIMISHDLAVLADTCDRLAVMYAGRVVEEGPARQVYEDARHPYGRALSAAFPTIGDPASRFAPRGLPGDPPDPTAVPSGCAFHPRCPVALDLCATQDQALREAGARRRAACVHVGAGDGGAPGSTEAAAGPSGGAVTNDGVRSSSP, encoded by the coding sequence TTGAGTCTCCTGGAGGTCCGGGACCTGAAGGTGACGTATGCCGGTGGCGCGGCCGCCGTGCGCGGGGTCGACCTGCGCCTCGACGCGGGCGAGAAGCTCGGCATCGCGGGCGAGTCCGGCTGCGGCAAGTCCACGCTGGCGCTGGCGCTGCTGCGGCTGCTGCCGCCCGGCGCCCGGACCGGCGGGGAGATCCTGCTGGACGGCGAGGACGTGCTGACCATGAAGTGGGGGCGGCTGCGGGCGGTGCGCTGGGCGGGGGCGTCGATCGTTTTCCAGGGCGCGATGCACTCCCTGAACGCCGTGCACCGCATCGGTGACCAGATCGCCGAGCCCGTCCTGCTGCACCGCGGGGCGACGGCGGCCGGCGCGCGCAGGAAGACGGGCGAGCTGCTGGAGCAGGTGGGGCTGCCCGCCTCGCGGGCGAGTGCCTACCCGCACGAGCTGTCCGGCGGGCAGCGGCAGCGCGTGATGATCGCGATGGCGCTGGCCTGCGACCCGCGTCTGATCGTCGCCGACGAGCCGACCACGGCGCTCGACGTGATGATCCAGGCGCAGATCCTGAGGCTGATCGAGGGCCTGGTCGGCGAGCAGAACGTCGGCCTGATCATGATCAGCCACGACCTCGCGGTGCTGGCCGACACCTGCGACCGCCTCGCGGTGATGTACGCGGGCCGGGTGGTCGAGGAGGGACCGGCCCGGCAGGTCTACGAGGACGCCCGGCATCCGTACGGCCGCGCGCTGTCGGCGGCCTTCCCGACGATCGGCGACCCGGCCTCGCGGTTCGCGCCCCGCGGCCTGCCCGGCGACCCGCCCGACCCGACGGCGGTGCCCTCCGGCTGCGCGTTCCACCCGAGGTGCCCGGTCGCCCTGGACCTCTGCGCCACCCAGGACCAGGCACTGCGCGAGGCGGGAGCCCGTCGGCGGGCGGCCTGCGTCCACGTGGGCGCGGGGGACGGCGGAGCGCCCGGCAGTACCGAGGCGGCCGCCGGCCCCTCCGGCGGCGCCGTGACGAACGACGGAGTGAGGAGCAGCAGCCCATGA
- a CDS encoding ABC transporter permease, producing the protein MTAETTETPAEPSGKAGGPSPRALARRRRRASVARFWKEYRRHRAGLFGLAALSLFVLVALTAPLTVGSDVDSVTDAPGQPLESPSGQFPLGTDQFGRNLLGLLIWGSRVSLLVGLLAAALSVAIGAVIGITAGHFRGWYATVMMRITDWFLVMPTLVLAIVLATVMSRSLATIVLAIGVTTWPTTARLVRAQTLAVESRPYIERAKALGGGHWHIMSRHVLPNVMPLVLAQTTLIISSAILAEATLAFLGLGDPTVVSWGGLLQDAREAGSVSSGDWWYLVPPGVGIAVVALAFTLCGRAVEAVLNPRLGVSR; encoded by the coding sequence ATGACCGCCGAGACCACCGAGACCCCTGCGGAGCCCTCCGGGAAGGCGGGCGGGCCGAGTCCGCGTGCGCTCGCCCGGCGGCGGCGCCGTGCCTCCGTCGCGCGCTTCTGGAAGGAGTACCGCCGGCACCGGGCGGGCCTCTTCGGGCTGGCCGCGCTGTCGCTGTTCGTGCTGGTCGCCCTCACCGCGCCGTTGACGGTCGGGTCGGACGTGGACAGCGTGACCGACGCGCCGGGGCAGCCGCTGGAGAGTCCGAGCGGCCAGTTCCCCCTGGGCACGGACCAGTTCGGGCGGAACCTGCTCGGCCTGCTGATCTGGGGCTCGCGCGTGTCCCTGCTCGTCGGGCTGCTCGCGGCCGCGCTGTCGGTGGCGATCGGCGCGGTCATCGGGATCACGGCCGGGCACTTCCGCGGGTGGTACGCCACGGTGATGATGCGGATCACGGACTGGTTCCTGGTGATGCCGACGCTGGTGCTGGCGATCGTGCTGGCGACGGTCATGTCCCGTTCCCTCGCCACGATCGTGCTGGCGATCGGGGTGACCACGTGGCCGACCACGGCACGGCTGGTGCGGGCGCAGACGCTGGCGGTGGAGTCGCGGCCGTACATCGAGCGCGCGAAGGCGCTGGGGGGCGGGCACTGGCACATCATGTCCCGGCACGTGCTGCCCAACGTCATGCCGCTGGTCCTCGCGCAGACCACCCTGATCATCTCCTCCGCGATCCTGGCCGAGGCGACGCTGGCCTTCCTCGGGCTCGGGGACCCGACGGTGGTGTCCTGGGGCGGGCTGCTTCAGGACGCGCGGGAGGCGGGGTCGGTGAGTTCCGGCGACTGGTGGTACCTGGTGCCGCCGGGCGTCGGGATCGCGGTCGTGGCGCTGGCGTTCACGCTGTGCGGGCGTGCGGTGGAGGCCGTTCTCAATCCCAGGCTGGGGGTGTCCCGTTGA
- a CDS encoding ABC transporter permease, which yields MSSATDSAPLAATGAALGKRPSGPSRRGSSGYPRYVAGKLGGAVVSLFAVLVTSFFLFRLIPGDPVKFMTGGRPVSAEQLAVYREEFGLDLPMWQQFTDYCLKALSGDLGTSYQFHAPVVDKIVEALPNTLLLTGTAFVIYTALGAFLGTRSAWRHGGLGDRLNTGLALTLYSIPSFWLGLLLIIVLSVGVDPIPGLFPTGGMESGGEEGFAHVLDVAHHLVLPVVTLVAVEYGQTLLVTRSALLDEMGGDYLTTARAKGLRDDLVRRRHAVPNALLPTVTLVFVNLGRTVAGVILVETVFSWPGLGGLFYQALSVPDLPLVQGLFFVFAAAVILMNTLADLLYPLLDPRVGR from the coding sequence GTGAGTAGCGCGACGGATTCCGCGCCCCTCGCCGCGACCGGCGCCGCGCTCGGCAAGCGGCCGTCCGGGCCGTCGCGGCGCGGGAGCAGTGGGTATCCGCGGTACGTGGCGGGGAAGCTGGGCGGAGCGGTCGTCTCCCTCTTCGCCGTCCTGGTCACGAGCTTCTTCCTCTTCAGGCTGATCCCCGGCGACCCGGTGAAGTTCATGACCGGCGGCCGTCCGGTCTCGGCCGAGCAGCTCGCCGTCTACCGGGAGGAGTTCGGGCTCGACCTGCCGATGTGGCAGCAGTTCACGGACTACTGCCTCAAGGCGCTGAGCGGGGACCTCGGCACGTCGTACCAGTTCCACGCGCCGGTCGTCGACAAGATCGTCGAGGCGCTGCCGAACACGCTGCTGCTCACCGGCACGGCCTTCGTGATCTACACCGCGCTGGGTGCCTTCCTCGGCACCCGGTCGGCGTGGCGGCACGGCGGGCTGGGTGACCGGCTCAACACCGGTCTGGCGCTGACGCTCTACTCCATCCCGTCGTTCTGGCTGGGGCTGCTGCTCATCATCGTCCTGTCGGTCGGCGTGGACCCGATCCCGGGCCTGTTCCCGACCGGCGGCATGGAGTCGGGCGGCGAGGAGGGCTTCGCCCACGTGCTCGACGTCGCCCACCATCTCGTCCTCCCGGTGGTGACGCTGGTCGCCGTGGAGTACGGGCAGACGCTGCTGGTCACCCGGTCGGCGCTGCTGGACGAGATGGGCGGCGACTACCTGACGACCGCGCGGGCCAAGGGGCTCAGGGACGACCTCGTGCGGCGCCGGCACGCCGTGCCCAACGCGTTGCTGCCGACCGTGACGCTGGTCTTCGTCAACCTGGGTCGGACGGTGGCGGGTGTCATCCTGGTCGAGACCGTCTTCTCCTGGCCGGGGCTCGGCGGGCTGTTCTACCAGGCGCTGAGCGTGCCCGATCTGCCGTTGGTGCAGGGGCTGTTCTTCGTCTTCGCCGCGGCGGTGATCCTGATGAACACGCTGGCCGACCTCCTGTATCCGCTGCTCGACCCGAGGGTGGGCCGATGA
- a CDS encoding ABC transporter substrate-binding protein, whose amino-acid sequence MSTHDQHGSGRTAPRRFRARLLAAAGACALLLTSGAVAPAATAAEDGDGGGDKTLTVAVAQSVDSLSPFLAVRLLSTSIHKLTYEYLTNYDAKDNHVIPGLATEWKASSDKLTWTYKIRSDSKWSDGQQATAEDAAWTFNKMMTDQGAATANGSFVGNFEKVTAPSPTQLVIRLKKPQATMTALDVPIVPKHVWEKVGDFSKFNNDKDFPIVGNGPFILTDYKPDSYVRLKANKDFWRGAPKFDNLVFRYYKDQDAAVAALRKGEVSFVAGSPSLTPAQADSLKGEENIRVNDAPGRRFYALATNPGARAKDGTEFGDGDPSLLDQRVRNALFMAVDRKAIVDKVFQGHAVEGAGYIPPRFSQYFYEPTAEQELAYDPAEAARLLDEAGYEKNADGKRVGKDGKPLNYRVLCHATDPNDKAVGKYLQEWWGELGISITLDCLDNVTDPWLAGKYDLAFDGWSVNPDPDFVLSIHTCAALPATPKDTGATDNFICDKKYDDLYAQQLGEYDAGKRADLVKQMQSRLYDTGYMNVMAYPNAVEAYRTDQIESITTMPSDAGNIYGQDGYWSWWSAVPADSGDSSGGSSSTGTVIGIVAGVVVLAGLGVLFAVRRRATADDRE is encoded by the coding sequence ATGAGCACACACGATCAGCACGGCAGTGGACGTACCGCCCCCCGCCGGTTCAGAGCCCGGCTCCTCGCCGCGGCGGGCGCCTGCGCGCTGCTCCTCACGTCGGGGGCGGTCGCTCCCGCGGCCACGGCGGCCGAGGACGGCGACGGGGGCGGCGACAAGACGCTCACCGTCGCCGTGGCGCAGAGCGTCGACTCGCTCAGCCCCTTCCTGGCGGTACGCCTGCTCAGCACGAGCATCCACAAGCTGACGTACGAGTACCTGACCAACTACGACGCCAAGGACAACCACGTCATACCGGGTCTGGCGACCGAGTGGAAGGCGTCGTCCGACAAGCTGACCTGGACCTACAAGATCCGCTCCGACTCCAAGTGGTCGGACGGGCAGCAGGCCACCGCCGAGGACGCGGCGTGGACGTTCAACAAGATGATGACCGACCAGGGCGCCGCCACCGCCAACGGCAGCTTCGTCGGCAACTTCGAGAAGGTGACCGCGCCCAGCCCGACCCAGCTGGTGATCCGGCTGAAGAAGCCGCAGGCCACGATGACCGCGCTGGACGTGCCGATCGTGCCCAAGCACGTCTGGGAGAAGGTCGGGGACTTCTCGAAGTTCAACAACGACAAGGACTTCCCGATCGTCGGCAACGGGCCGTTCATCCTCACGGACTACAAGCCGGACAGCTATGTGCGGCTCAAGGCCAACAAGGACTTCTGGCGGGGCGCCCCCAAGTTCGACAACCTGGTGTTCCGCTACTACAAGGACCAGGACGCCGCCGTCGCCGCCCTGCGCAAGGGCGAGGTGTCGTTCGTGGCGGGGTCGCCGTCCCTGACGCCCGCCCAGGCCGACTCCCTCAAGGGCGAGGAGAACATCCGCGTCAACGACGCCCCCGGCCGCCGCTTCTACGCCCTCGCCACCAACCCGGGCGCCCGGGCGAAGGACGGCACGGAGTTCGGTGACGGCGATCCCTCGCTCCTCGACCAGCGGGTGCGGAACGCGCTGTTCATGGCGGTGGACCGCAAGGCGATCGTCGACAAGGTCTTCCAGGGCCACGCGGTCGAGGGCGCGGGCTACATCCCGCCGCGCTTCTCGCAGTACTTCTACGAGCCGACGGCCGAGCAGGAGCTGGCGTACGACCCGGCCGAGGCGGCCCGGCTGCTGGACGAGGCGGGCTACGAGAAGAACGCCGACGGCAAGCGCGTCGGCAAGGACGGCAAGCCGCTGAACTACCGCGTCCTGTGCCATGCCACCGACCCGAACGACAAGGCGGTCGGCAAGTACCTCCAGGAGTGGTGGGGCGAACTCGGGATCTCGATCACCCTCGACTGCCTCGACAACGTGACCGACCCGTGGCTGGCCGGCAAGTACGACCTCGCCTTCGACGGCTGGTCGGTCAACCCCGACCCGGACTTCGTGCTCTCCATCCACACCTGCGCGGCGCTCCCGGCGACACCCAAGGACACCGGCGCCACCGACAACTTCATCTGCGACAAGAAGTACGACGACCTGTACGCCCAGCAGTTGGGCGAGTACGACGCCGGCAAGCGCGCGGACCTCGTCAAGCAGATGCAGTCCCGGCTCTACGACACCGGCTACATGAACGTCATGGCGTATCCGAACGCGGTCGAGGCCTACCGCACGGACCAGATCGAGTCGATCACCACCATGCCGTCCGACGCGGGCAACATCTACGGCCAGGACGGGTACTGGAGCTGGTGGTCGGCCGTCCCCGCGGACTCCGGTGACTCCTCGGGCGGTTCGTCGTCGACGGGCACCGTGATCGGGATCGTCGCGGGTGTCGTCGTCCTCGCCGGCCTCGGGGTGCTCTTCGCCGTCCGCCGCCGGGCGACGGCGGACGACCGTGAGTAG